The proteins below are encoded in one region of Roseovarius bejariae:
- a CDS encoding c-type cytochrome, which yields MTSLKKVMILVANVTLFAGTGTAMAQPTYDPETMEPVMITPKDWEFQNSCASCHGEDGKGAGFLTRVFSGVNPGDLTQLAAGNGGTFPMERVYAVIDGRADVGAHGPRKMPVWGDRYMTAATGQWGPDELNELRVRNRIYALVHYLQSIQAPTE from the coding sequence ATGACTTCTTTGAAAAAGGTGATGATCTTGGTCGCAAATGTGACGTTATTTGCAGGCACCGGGACTGCGATGGCACAACCGACCTACGATCCCGAAACAATGGAGCCCGTGATGATAACTCCGAAAGATTGGGAGTTCCAAAATTCCTGTGCATCCTGTCATGGTGAAGACGGCAAGGGAGCCGGGTTTCTGACGCGAGTGTTCAGCGGTGTGAACCCCGGTGACCTTACCCAACTTGCAGCCGGGAATGGCGGCACCTTTCCCATGGAACGGGTGTATGCCGTCATCGACGGTCGGGCCGATGTCGGCGCCCATGGACCCCGTAAAATGCCAGTATGGGGGGATCGCTACATGACAGCGGCAACCGGACAATGGGGGCCTGACGAGCTGAACGAACTTCGGGTCAGAAACCGCATTTATGCTTTGGTCCACTACCTACAGTCCATTCAGGCCCCAACCGAATGA